In the genome of Natronorubrum daqingense, the window GATCGCTGGCGCGTACTGGCGCGGCGACGAGGAGAACACGATGCAGACGCGAATCTACGGGACGGCCTTCGAGGACGAAAGCGACTTGGAAGAGTTCCTCGAGCGCAAGGAAGAAGCCGAAAAGCGAGATCACCGCCGCATCGGCAACGAGATGAACCTCTTCTCGATCCAGGACGTGACCGGTCCCGGCCTCCCGCTCTATCACCCGCCGGGGAAGACGATTCTGAAGGAACTCGAGGACTTCGTCGAGGATCTCAACCAAGAGGCGGGCTACGACTACGTCGAGACGCCCCACGTCTTCAAGACGGATCTCTGGCACCGCTCTGGTCACTACGAGAACTACGCCGACGACATGTTCATCTTCGACGTCGGCGACGACGAGTTCGGCCTGAAGCCGATGAACTGCCCCGGTCACGCCGCCATCTTCCAGGACCAATCCTGGTCGTACCGTGATCTACCGATTCGCTACGCCGAGAACGGCAAAGTGTACCGAAAGGAACAGCGCGGAGAGTTGTCGGGGCTCTCTCGCGTCTGGGCCTTTACGATCGACGACGGTCACCTGTTCATCCGTCCCAACCAGATCCGCAGCGAAGTCGAACAGATCATGGACATGATCACGGACGTCTTGGAGACGTTCGACCTCGACTACGAGATGGCGCTCGCGACGCGCCCCGAGAAGTCCGTCGGCAGCGACGAAATCTGGGAACGCGCGGAGGAACAACTCGAGAACGTCCTCGAGGCGCGCAATCAGGAGTACGAAATCGAGGAGGGTGACGGCGCGTTCTACGGCCCGAAGATCGACTTCGCGTTCGAGGACGCGATCGGTCGTTCGTGGGACGGCCCGACGGTCCAACTCGACTTCAACATGCCCGAGCGCTTCGACCTCGACTACGTCGGCGAAGACAACGAGGAACACCAACCCGTCATGATCCACCGCGCGCTCTACGGCAGCTACGAGCGCTTCTTCATGATGCTCATCGAGCACTACGAGGGACGGTTCCCGCTGTGGCTCGCACCCGAGCAGGTTCGCGTGCTCCCGATTTCGGACAACAACCTCGGCTACGCCCACCGGGTCGCCAACGAGTTCGACGACTTCCGCGTCGAAGTCGACGGTCGAGATTCGACGTTAGAACGCAAGATCCGTGCAGCCCACGACGACCGCGTCCCCTATCAGATCATCGTCGGCGACAACGAGGAAGCAGACGGCAATATCTCGGTCCGGGATCGCTTCGAGGATCAGGAGTACGACGTCGGAATCGAGGAATTCAGGGGCCACCTCGAGAGCGAGCGAGCAGAACAGCGGACCGAACCGGACTTCCTGCAGGAGTAACACTCTCGCCACCACGGTCTGCCACTTACGAATTACCACGGTCTGAAACACCTGTGAAACGACAGAGGCGCGGACGCGCTACTCACGGTCTCGTGACTCGATACAAAATCCTACGTGCGTGATATCTAATCACATACGTGGGGATCTGAGCGAACAACTCGATCGAAATACCCATACTTGCAGGATCGTGCATACTAGTTATGAACCGCGCCGAGAAAGCCGCCCTTCAGCTTCGGGCGGTAGATGTCTTGCGAATGTTAAAAGAGACGAGAACGTACGACGAACTCGCCGAGACGACGGGGCTACCGGCGGGAGATCTCAACCGCTACGTCAATGGCCACGTCCTTCCGGGAACCGAACGCGCACGAGACGTCGTCGAAGAACTCGGCCACGAAGCCCTGAGTGGGGAACTCGAGGCGCGTATTCGCGTCGACGACGAAGGCTACGTGGACAACTCCGCTGCGGTCTTCGATCAGCCGTTTCTCGACCTCGTCGCCCCCGTCGTCGCCAACGGGTTCGACTTCGAGCGACCCGACGTGGTTCTCACGGCCGCAACGGACGGAATTACGCTCGCTGCGTCGCTCGCGAGTTACTACGGAACTCGGTGTGTCTACGCGAAAAAGCGAAAGGAGACCGCCGTCGAGGAGTTCATCGAGGCTCGAGAGCGCCTCCAATCCGGAATCGAACTCACCTACTATCTCCCCGAATCGGCGATCGACGACGGTGACGCGGTGCTCGTCGTCGACGACCTCATCCGCTCGGGTGAGACACAAGAGCTGTTGCTCGATATCGTCGAGACTGCCGACGCCGACGCCGCCGGCGTGTTCGCACTCATCGCAGCGGGTGAAGAAGGAATGCATCGCGCCCGCGAGCAAACTGATGCGCCAGTCGGTGCCCTGACGACCGTCTACTGATCTACGCCGTCGCGTATCGGTACCCCGAATCGACCGACGGTCGCCAATTCAGGGCCACGAGCATCGGTCGCTGTCGAATTACCGTTGGTTCTCGTTTCGATCGTGAATGGGGAGTGTGCGAACGGCTAGCACATTATTAATCATTAGGTTTATGGTGGTCCCCGTCTTCGGTGGGAGTACGACCATGACGAAGACAGTCATCCTCGGCGTGATTGGGTCCGACGCCCACGTCGTCGGAATCACCATCTTAGAACGAGCGTTTGAGGCGGCCGGATTCGACGTCATCAACCTCGGCGTGCAAACGTCCCAGGAGGATTTCGTCGACGCCGCAACCGAGCACGACGCAGAGGCTGTACTCGTCTCCTCCCTCTACGGTCACGCGAAACAGGACTGTGAGGGCTTCCACCAGCAGATCGTCGACGCCGGACTCGAGGACGTCACGACCTATATCGGAGGCAACCTCGCCGTCGGTCAGGACGACTTCGAGAACACTCGAAAACACTTCCGAGAGATGGGCTTCGACCGGGTCTTCAACTCCGAAACCGATCCCGAAGACGCGATCGAAGCACTGCGTGCCGATCTGGACATGCGCTCTTCGGAATCCGAACGAGAAAGCCAAACGATTTCCGCATAACGAGGCGTACAGCCTCGCCTCGAGTCCGTTAGGAGAGAGAACGCGAGCGGTAGGTGGATTCGGTGTTATCGGACGATCGTAACTGGAACCGGTGAGCGACGAGCGACCTTTTCTGCGACGCTTCCGAGGAGAATTCGACTCGCACCCGTTCGTCCGTGGCTTCCGACGGCGACGTGGTCGACGTCGTGTTCGTCGGCGTACTCGACGATCGATCGAGAAATGCCGCCGATGACCTGATCCGTTTCGATATCGACGTCGTACTCACTCGCCTGGGCTTTCGCCTGCTCTAAGAGGTTCTCTGCTTGGGTTTCCTGATGTTGTTGAATCTCGTCGTAGTTCGCCATCGCACCGCCTTCGATCCCCGTCGCGGCGTAGAAATCACCCGGATCGAGGACGTGCAACGCCGTAATCGTGGCATTCGGGTACTCCTGACAGGCGAACTCGAGTGCCTGCATCGAACGGTTCGAGTCGTCTACGGGAACGAGGACATGTTGTGCCATGTGTCCAGAAATAGGCCGTCCATCAAGATAAGCCCCGGGTTCGTTTCGGCATTCGACACTCTCGGTCGAATACGTTCGTTTCGCCACGGTTGGCTCTCGCCGAAGCTGATTCGTTCTCGAGTCCGAAAAGCGAAATCTGCAGTAATCTTGAATCTCGACGGCGTTACTTGCCGCGACCCTTGCCGCCGTTGTTCGACGGACGGACCTTCTCGGCACCCGTGCCACGGTTGTTGAGTCCGCGGTTTGCCTTGCCCGCGTTGGTCAGGCCACGGAACGCACGGTTCTGGTGGCTGTTGCCACAGATCCAGTTGAGGTCGTCGTCGTTTTCGATCGCCGGGTGATTCGGATCGACGAGGATCGCTTCGAACCACTTCTGGGAGCCGTCTTCGCCAACCCAGTAGCTGTTGAGCACGCGCAGGTTGGGGTACTTTCGCGAGACGCGTTCCTCACCGATACGCTGGATGTTCTTGCGCCGTCCGATACGGTTGACACCCTGGCGTTTCGTTCGGCGACCGGCGGTGAAACGCTCTTTGCGAGCCGTCCCTTTCCGAACCGAGACGCGAACCACGATGATTCCCTGTTTGGCCTTGTAACCGAGTTCTCGAGCCTTGTCGAGGCGCGTCGGTCGATCGATACGCTCGATTGCGCCCTGATCGCGCCACTCCTGTTTTCGCTGCCACTGCAGTTCGCCGAGTTTGCCGTCGTCGGGGTCTTTCCACGCGTCCTTGATGTGGGAATAGAAGCTTTTTGCCATTGGTATTCACCGCGGGCGTTTCCTGGTTCAATCCCGACCGGGGCCGATTCCCCGCGGATCACATCCCGACCTGTGGTGGCGTCGACCGCCGAACAGGTGCCCACTGATGCCCGCGACTCAGCGAGACTACGTGTTGGTAGCCAACTCTCGAGTATAAGGGCTTCGAACTCCGAAAGCGGATTCACCGAACTGAGACACCGACTGAAACGCGGGCGAGAATCCCACCGCACGTGTCGATAAACCGCTCAACGCACCAGCGGAACTCGCTTGTGCAGTCCAACTGGTGTGACGCCGTTGATTGTCGCAAACACAGCCCCCAGTACCAACCCGTAAACGAGGTGACCGAGTGCAAACACGAGCGCACTAAGCAACTCTCCAGCGACGCCCGGAACTGGCAGGAACGGAAGGGGAAACGTCGCGATGCCGGCACCCTGCATTGCGACTGGAAACAAGAGCCCCCCGGCAAAGAGACCGAGGACTGCCCCGAAGAGTAAGCCCCCGATCACGTAGTCGGTGAACGTGGCCACCTGTTCTTGCACCATCGGCCTCGAGGCGACAGCGGCGAACAGCAGTCCAAAGACGACGCTGAGCGACAGGTGAACGGTCCAGCCGACCGCGACTGCTACACCCGTTCCTGGAATAAGCCCTCCCAGTAATTCGACCAAGTTCGCGCCGAAGTGGAGTACCAGTCCCATCGCGATTCCGGCAACTAGGCCACCAATGAATCCACCACCCCAGATACCGGTACCGTCGGTCGCATGCATGTTATTGACACCCATGTCACAATATACGCCCCCATAGTGGATTAAACTGACCACTCGTCGATAGTAGTTACTTATCGGTACGCGTACCAACGGAGCCAATCGAGTGAGTGCGCTCGCCGGGGACAGTAATTGAGTACTGTCGACAGTCAGAACGCGAATTCCGAGAACGGTAGTGCTCGCATCGATACTGGCGGAACAGCCACCAATCACGAGTAGAACGAGTTCGAAATCGATGACGAGACCTGAGTGTTTTTAGTTCCGATTTGTACAGTTTAAAACTAGTTACCGAGTTAATAGTTACCAAGTCGCAACGAAAGAGGCGATACGGGATACGATGCAACCCGACGACTCAACCAATCGACGAACTCGACGCACAGTACTCACAGGAATCGGTACCGGAGTTACCGGTAGCGTTGCACTCTCCGCCACGGGAACAGCCCTCGATCTCGGCGATGCACTGGAGGGACTCACCGCTGTCGGTGACACGCTCGTCGACGACGATCTCGATCTCGGAAGCGAAATACTCCAGGAGGTGCTCGTCGTCTTCGAGTCGAACGACGATATCGTCCGCCTCGAGGCCCTCGATGTGGAACTCTCGATCGGCTTCGACGTCCTCCCGATCGCGTACGCCGAACTACCGGGATCACTCATCGAACTCGTCGCCGAGTGGGACGAGGTCCGATACGTCTCCTCGAATTACGAACTCGAGTACCACAACGACGACGCCCGGAGCGACACCAACGCGGACGCGGTACAGGTAGGTGACGGACTCGAGACGGGCTATACCGGCGAGAACGTTCACGTCGCGGTCATCGATTCGGGTATCGATGGAGCGCATTCGGACCTCGAGGCCGATCTCGAAGCGAATTACCGATACATTGGAATCCCCGAGGTACAGGACGAACCACTCTGGTGGGAAGAACTCGGGAGCCTCGACACCGACCGCAGCGGTCATGGAACGCACTGCGCCGGCAGTGTCGGTGCTACCGGTGGCAAGAGCGACGGCGAGTACGCGGGGATGGCACCCGACGCCGATCTGACGGTGTATTCGGTTGGTCTGGCTGGGCTCCTGATGGTATTCGTCGTGGCAGCGTACGACGACCTGCTCAGTCGTCAGCGCGACGGGGAACACGATATTCAGGTTGTTTCGAACTCCTACGGGACGGTCGAAGACGATCGGCCGTTCGTTCCCGACGATCCGATGAACGTCGCGACGTGGCACGCTCACGACGCGGGGATCCTCCCGGTGTTCTCGGCGGGCAACGACGGCCCCGACCACGGGACGTTGAGCCAGTTCGCAAAGGCGCCACACGTCCTCGGCGTTGGGGCAACCGACGACGAGGAAGCCGTCGCGGACTTTTCTTCGCGCGGACGACCACAAGACGGCTCGTTCGACGAAGACAACCACGACCGTGAGCTCGCGTACGAAAACCTCACGCAACACTTCGACGACGTTCCCGAAGACGAAATCGACGGTCCACTAGGTCTCTACCGCACCGGCGTCACCGCGAAGGGAGAGGACGTGGTGAGCACGCTCAATCCGGTGGATCCGCTAAACATCGTCGAGCCAAACGAAGAACTCTACTACGGCCCCATGTCCGGCACCAGCATGTCCTGTCCCGTCACCGCTGGCTGTGCCGCGTTAGTCTACGACGCGGCAATCGAACACGGCGACGAGCCACCCGATCCGATGGACGTTCTCGTGACGCTCGAGGCGACCGCGGACGAACAACGACACGAGTCCTACACAGCCGAATCCGTCGGTGCCGGCTACGTCGACGCGCTCGCGGCGCTCGAACACGCCGAATCTGGAACGTTCGCGACGTTCGACGACATCGATATCGCACCGAGTAGCGACGCCGAGTAACCGTTCTCGGCGCATCCCGATACGTTTTCTTTCCAAATTATCCAGATGAACTGAGAGGTGGGAGGACAACTAAAGGAGGCATATAAGTGTACTACTGGTATACTTTTGGTGAACTGGAATGACGCCTCGACAGTACATTTATGGAATGGTCCTCCGACCTCACACTCATGCCGACGATTAAAGTCCAAGAGTGGACGAAAGAACGTCTGGAAGAAATCAAAGACGAAGAAGACCACACGTCACTTGATTCAGTCATCAAGTCACTACTAAAAGAGCAAGAAAACCGATGAGGGATATTGGAAACCGGGTTATCGATAACAATGCTGGCTTGTTGACGGATGAGAAGGAGGGCAGTGTCCAAGATGTCTTTGAACACTACCTGAAGAAGGCAATTGAGGAAGACCGTGCGAACAGCTTCCGAATGGATATTGGAACGGGATTCCTCTTTTTCTCCGGATTTGAAACGATCTCAGACACCTTTCAGGAATTAATTGAGACGGACACCATTAGTCAAATCGAAGATCCAGACTGGGGGACTGAGGCACCCATCAGGGTTGTAATGGGGCCAGAAACCTCCAATCGAACGAAATCAATCTTGCTCTCTCTTGTCACCGATCAGGTCATCGAGTACGATGACGAAGCAATCGAAGTTCTTCGACAGCTCATCAAACGGGACTTGGTTGATTTCCGGGTTATCACCGACCGTAAGTTCCACCCAAAACTGTACAGCTTTTATCTCCGCTCTGATGTCCCAGATGACATTTGGGCTGGTTCGGCTAACTTCAGTAAAGGAGGGCTGCAAAATAACATCGAACTCTCGGTTCAAATGCAGACCGGGAATCAGGATCGAGAGCTGTTTCGGGAGTGGTTCGACAAGTTGTGGGAATACGGTGAAGAAGATCTTGATGTATTAGAAGTTCTTGAAAACGTTCAACAGAGCGACTACGTATACCAGCCACCGTCGGTCTTCTTTGCCAAGCTCATTCGTTACCTTGACCGAGACTACTTGTTGGACAGCACCACCTCGACCGATGGATCACCGCTCTTGGAGTATCAAAATTTAACGTACAACATCGTGATGGAGCGACTCCAGCGTTACGGAGGATATATTCTTTCGAACAGTGTAGGGACTGGCAAGACATACGTCGCTGCGCAAACTGCAGCAACCTATCAGCGCCGATCACCAGATAAAGAAATCCTGGTTATCGCTCCCTCAAACGTTACCGAAGAGTGGATAGAAGTGTTCGAGGAATTCAACATCGACTCCGAAACAGAATTCCTCTCGATGGGGATGTTGCAGAAACAACCACTTGAAGAGGCAACCGAGGGTGATCGCGTCTTTGACTATCGTGAATACACCGACCGGTTCAGTCTGATTATCGTTGATGAGGCTCACAACTACCGGAACGACAGTAATCGGCGCAACAACCTGGAAGACATTATCCGCCAGAATAACGATTCTGACGTACTCTTAACGAGTGCTACACCGATCAACATTAGTCCCGAAGACCTATTCTCTTTGATCGACTTATTTTATCGGGCAGGAAGAGTACAACAATTCGAGAAAGCCGGTCTGAAGTCCCATTACGAGAGCACCAGACAAGAACTGAAGCAGTTAGACAACTACGACGATCTAAGCAATAGCCTTATTCAGGATATCAAAAAGATCGAGAACGAACTGTCCATTAAGATCACATGGCGGATTATTCAAGAGGAATTCAAAGAGGATCTTCGGGAATTAGCGGGTGATGATGTTGAGTACGACGATCCCGAAATCACCGAAGAAGAGTACGACTACCCCTCCCGGTATCAGAGCGAAGTTTTCGAGGAAATTGTTCCCTTCCTTGATCAACTCAATTACGAACCCTCGAAACTTTGGGACGGTCAAGGGTATCAGGACTTCGATAACCTAATCTTCCGACATAAGTGGCGGTTATACAAACGGCTGGAAAGTAGCCTCAAAGCATTTCACGACAGTATCGACAACCTGCACAAGCGTTTTATTTTGTACTATGAGTCACTCAAGAGAGATATCGCGATCGAGGAAAATGACGTGTCCTCGTTGTCTACCAGTGTTGACCCACAGGAAGCCGCCAATGCAACTGATTTCGAACGACTGGAAACCGTCGTCGGTACCTACCGGACTCTCGATTCAGACCTTCAGGAGAAGGTACTTACGAACCTCAAATCGGACATCGATCTGATTGGACAGATGTTAGATCGAATCAGGTCCTCGTTCGGCCAATCCTCGACCGTCCCCTATCCTGGCGACCGGAAGGTTACGCGACTACGGTCGATCATCGAAGACGAACTGACTAAAGATAAGCCAGTTGTTATATTCTCACAGTACAGTGATACGGTAGAGTACCTGTATCAAAGCCTCTCTTCAGAATTCGGGGGTGTACGACGTATTCACGGTGGTTTGTCTAAAGACAAAGAAGAGTTCGTATCCGCCTTCAACCGCGGTGAATTTGACGTCATAATAACCACAGACATGTTAGCAGAGGGGGTCAACATTCCGCGCGCGGACGTCATCGTAAATTTCGACCTTCCGTACAATCCGATTACGCTAATTCAGCGAACTGGCCGTGCATTACGCATTACGAACCCGAAAAAGGTCGAGGTCCATAACTTCCGGCCAGCAGATTCCATTGACCGAGAGCTGGAACTTTACGAAAAATTGGACGCTCGACTCGACACTATACTGGATATCGTGGGCCTGGACTTCATCGTCTGGTTGATGGATGAGAAGAAGGTCGAGCAATTGCACGAGGACGAACGTGAGGAGTACGTCGAGAGTTTAGCGGACTACAATGAAACAATAGCCACCTCCGACCCAAGCGAGATCGCTCCGGAGCAAACACCACCGGAGGAGACGCGGACTGATCGTATTCTGCGGCGGGCGATTGACACCTATAACCTGACGTCCGACGATGTGACAGCAGTCTCACCATCGATACGACGGCCGATTTATACTGTGTTGAAGCCCTCCGGTCGCCAAGAGCAAAACACCGCTGATAGCGACGCTGAGGTTCGGGAATCGGTACTGTCTGACTTCGCTATCCTTGGTGAGACTGGGGGTGCCCCCTCAATTTGGACTCCGTTACACCGGAGTGTAAAAGCCGGACCGAGTGACGAGGAACTTACCGAGAGTGATATGGGTACCATCGAAGAAATCCGAGAGGAACGGCAAGAACAGTACAACCGAGAGCGAGTCACAGCTGGTCAATTAGGCCGTGCAGCTTCGCAGTTAGTTGGCCAGGTTGAGGATGCGATGGATCTGATTTCTGACGAGGAAATGATGGAGACACTAAGTGCTGTCCGGGGACGATTGGAAGCAGACACGTACACAGTCCCCCAACGAAATAGCCTGGCGGACAACCTAACGTCGATTCAAGAAGAGGACTACAGTTGGATGGCGAACCCCGACAACGAAATTCGCAACTCACCAGAATGGCAAACAATTATTCAAATGTCCGAGAAAGGGGCGGGCAAGTCCGGAGAAAGCGAAGTGAAGGCTGTCATCAAATACCAGAACAATGACTAGCGAAATGAGCTATCCGAATACGTTGGACGCGACACCGACGGAAAACGTCAGCGGTGATTATGGGTATGAATACTTAGTGAGTGCGGGGTACTTCGAGGATCCAACATCGGACACTGTAACGTACGACTCTGACCACGATGTCAAGTACCGATTCAGTATTGAGGGCTCTGTACGGATCGCGTACTTCGAATTCCCGATGGCAAATGTCCCTCGGGATACGCCGAAGAAGATCGCGCAGGAACTGAAGCGGAGAACCCGTCTGCAGTACTTCTGGTTCTTCGACCCGGAAACCAACCGTGTCCAAGTATTCCGTGCGTCCCGGGGGAACTTCCAGTTCATCTACAACCCCAACATCCACACCGGTACGACGGCAGGAAGTAAACTCGATAAACTGGAACAGGTCGCTGAAGACATCAACGTCCTTTTCGACTACAAGGACGTTGTTGACCGCTTCTACCGAGAGCTCTGGGACCACCGCTCCGACCTCGCAAGTTCCCTCACCACGAAGAGCGGATACACGCTCAGTAAGCAAGAGGAGCTCCTTTCCGCGCAACGAATCATCGACCGCTTAATTTTCCTCTACTTCCTCGTTGAACGCGGCGTCGTTATCCCCGTGAACGATTCCAAGGAGATGGTTCCAGGGAAAACAGACCGCGTGTTCAACACGCTCGTGGACGAGCACGATGACTTCTGGACGCTCCTCCAAACCATCTTCTTCGACCGGCTGAACTCCCGAAACACCAACGGCGTTAAATTCA includes:
- a CDS encoding universal stress protein; this encodes MAQHVLVPVDDSNRSMQALEFACQEYPNATITALHVLDPGDFYAATGIEGGAMANYDEIQQHQETQAENLLEQAKAQASEYDVDIETDQVIGGISRSIVEYADEHDVDHVAVGSHGRTGASRILLGSVAEKVARRSPVPVTIVR
- a CDS encoding 50S ribosomal protein L15e; protein product: MAKSFYSHIKDAWKDPDDGKLGELQWQRKQEWRDQGAIERIDRPTRLDKARELGYKAKQGIIVVRVSVRKGTARKERFTAGRRTKRQGVNRIGRRKNIQRIGEERVSRKYPNLRVLNSYWVGEDGSQKWFEAILVDPNHPAIENDDDLNWICGNSHQNRAFRGLTNAGKANRGLNNRGTGAEKVRPSNNGGKGRGK
- a CDS encoding S8 family peptidase, producing the protein MQPDDSTNRRTRRTVLTGIGTGVTGSVALSATGTALDLGDALEGLTAVGDTLVDDDLDLGSEILQEVLVVFESNDDIVRLEALDVELSIGFDVLPIAYAELPGSLIELVAEWDEVRYVSSNYELEYHNDDARSDTNADAVQVGDGLETGYTGENVHVAVIDSGIDGAHSDLEADLEANYRYIGIPEVQDEPLWWEELGSLDTDRSGHGTHCAGSVGATGGKSDGEYAGMAPDADLTVYSVGLAGLLMVFVVAAYDDLLSRQRDGEHDIQVVSNSYGTVEDDRPFVPDDPMNVATWHAHDAGILPVFSAGNDGPDHGTLSQFAKAPHVLGVGATDDEEAVADFSSRGRPQDGSFDEDNHDRELAYENLTQHFDDVPEDEIDGPLGLYRTGVTAKGEDVVSTLNPVDPLNIVEPNEELYYGPMSGTSMSCPVTAGCAALVYDAAIEHGDEPPDPMDVLVTLEATADEQRHESYTAESVGAGYVDALAALEHAESGTFATFDDIDIAPSSDAE
- the thrS gene encoding threonine--tRNA ligase produces the protein MSESDSHSQEQITVVLPDGSELAVAPDATVEDCAYEIGPGLGRDTVAGKLDGDLVAKEAPVYDGVELEIVTDGSEEALEVMRHSASHCLAQAVERLYDAEEVKLAIGPPTDEGFYYDFDNLEIDEEDLVDLEREIEEIIAEDYEIEREDVSIEEAEERLADEPYKLELLSEFADENDTVSFYKQGEWEDLCAGPHVDSTGEIGVVKLLEIAGAYWRGDEENTMQTRIYGTAFEDESDLEEFLERKEEAEKRDHRRIGNEMNLFSIQDVTGPGLPLYHPPGKTILKELEDFVEDLNQEAGYDYVETPHVFKTDLWHRSGHYENYADDMFIFDVGDDEFGLKPMNCPGHAAIFQDQSWSYRDLPIRYAENGKVYRKEQRGELSGLSRVWAFTIDDGHLFIRPNQIRSEVEQIMDMITDVLETFDLDYEMALATRPEKSVGSDEIWERAEEQLENVLEARNQEYEIEEGDGAFYGPKIDFAFEDAIGRSWDGPTVQLDFNMPERFDLDYVGEDNEEHQPVMIHRALYGSYERFFMMLIEHYEGRFPLWLAPEQVRVLPISDNNLGYAHRVANEFDDFRVEVDGRDSTLERKIRAAHDDRVPYQIIVGDNEEADGNISVRDRFEDQEYDVGIEEFRGHLESERAEQRTEPDFLQE
- a CDS encoding phosphoribosyltransferase family protein, with amino-acid sequence MNRAEKAALQLRAVDVLRMLKETRTYDELAETTGLPAGDLNRYVNGHVLPGTERARDVVEELGHEALSGELEARIRVDDEGYVDNSAAVFDQPFLDLVAPVVANGFDFERPDVVLTAATDGITLAASLASYYGTRCVYAKKRKETAVEEFIEARERLQSGIELTYYLPESAIDDGDAVLVVDDLIRSGETQELLLDIVETADADAAGVFALIAAGEEGMHRAREQTDAPVGALTTVY
- the glmS gene encoding methylaspartate mutase subunit S, whose product is MTKTVILGVIGSDAHVVGITILERAFEAAGFDVINLGVQTSQEDFVDAATEHDAEAVLVSSLYGHAKQDCEGFHQQIVDAGLEDVTTYIGGNLAVGQDDFENTRKHFREMGFDRVFNSETDPEDAIEALRADLDMRSSESERESQTISA
- a CDS encoding helicase-related protein; this encodes MRDIGNRVIDNNAGLLTDEKEGSVQDVFEHYLKKAIEEDRANSFRMDIGTGFLFFSGFETISDTFQELIETDTISQIEDPDWGTEAPIRVVMGPETSNRTKSILLSLVTDQVIEYDDEAIEVLRQLIKRDLVDFRVITDRKFHPKLYSFYLRSDVPDDIWAGSANFSKGGLQNNIELSVQMQTGNQDRELFREWFDKLWEYGEEDLDVLEVLENVQQSDYVYQPPSVFFAKLIRYLDRDYLLDSTTSTDGSPLLEYQNLTYNIVMERLQRYGGYILSNSVGTGKTYVAAQTAATYQRRSPDKEILVIAPSNVTEEWIEVFEEFNIDSETEFLSMGMLQKQPLEEATEGDRVFDYREYTDRFSLIIVDEAHNYRNDSNRRNNLEDIIRQNNDSDVLLTSATPINISPEDLFSLIDLFYRAGRVQQFEKAGLKSHYESTRQELKQLDNYDDLSNSLIQDIKKIENELSIKITWRIIQEEFKEDLRELAGDDVEYDDPEITEEEYDYPSRYQSEVFEEIVPFLDQLNYEPSKLWDGQGYQDFDNLIFRHKWRLYKRLESSLKAFHDSIDNLHKRFILYYESLKRDIAIEENDVSSLSTSVDPQEAANATDFERLETVVGTYRTLDSDLQEKVLTNLKSDIDLIGQMLDRIRSSFGQSSTVPYPGDRKVTRLRSIIEDELTKDKPVVIFSQYSDTVEYLYQSLSSEFGGVRRIHGGLSKDKEEFVSAFNRGEFDVIITTDMLAEGVNIPRADVIVNFDLPYNPITLIQRTGRALRITNPKKVEVHNFRPADSIDRELELYEKLDARLDTILDIVGLDFIVWLMDEKKVEQLHEDEREEYVESLADYNETIATSDPSEIAPEQTPPEETRTDRILRRAIDTYNLTSDDVTAVSPSIRRPIYTVLKPSGRQEQNTADSDAEVRESVLSDFAILGETGGAPSIWTPLHRSVKAGPSDEELTESDMGTIEEIREERQEQYNRERVTAGQLGRAASQLVGQVEDAMDLISDEEMMETLSAVRGRLEADTYTVPQRNSLADNLTSIQEEDYSWMANPDNEIRNSPEWQTIIQMSEKGAGKSGESEVKAVIKYQNND